The genomic DNA TGATAAAGTCTTCGCATCCACTATTATAGAGGTAGCTCGCGTGGATGGGTTCCGTTTTTATCTAATGGAGCGTACGATATAAACTGGACTGCATTCGAATCCTAGGCTAACATCCCTTCATCTCATTCGCAGGATGCGATTTGTCTAAATTATTGGAAAATGACATACTTTCAGCTGTATTGAATTTGAATGCAAGAGCAGAGCTCTCCTAATCAGCGAACATGGGCATTCTCTTCCTTCCTCATAATCAAATTTCGTGCAGATCTCAGTACCTTAAGATGGCTCGCTTTAGACTAAGCCGCTTTCTGAGTGCAACGCTCATGCGATTCCTTGAGGAATCTTCGCTGGGCATCCTGGCATTTCCCGGTTCCCTAAATGGGAATGTGCCAAAAGGTTTAAACTGGTATCCTTATTATTCCCCACTCCTTGCCTTTGAGGTGCTTAGATTGACCGCCTACCCTGATGACGTCATCGCTGAGCTGGAGCGTAGAGCCAACCTTATTCGGCGGCACATCATCAGGATGACAAGGGCGGCCGGATCAGGACATCCCGGCGGTTCTTTATCCTCCGCGGATATCCTCTCCGCCTTATTCTTTAAGGTCATGCGCCATCGGCCAACTGACCCTAATTGGGAAGATCGCGATCGCTTCGTCCTTTCGAAAGGACATGCCGCACCCGCCTACTATGCAGCTTTAGCGGAGAGCGGTTATTTTCCGGTGGAGGAGTTGCTCACCTTGCGAAAGCTCGGAAGTCGCTTGCAGGGTCATCCCAGCAAAGGAAAGCTACCAGGGGTGGAGATGTCCACTGGTTCTCTAGGTCAGGGCCTGAGCGTAGCCAATGGAATGGCCTTAGCAGCGAAGCTGGATCGTAAATCATACCGCATTTATTGCTTGTGTGGTGATGGAGAGATGCAGAGTGGTCAGATATGGGAGGCAGCCATGTTGGGGGCTCATTATGAGCTGGATAATCTGACTGCATTCCTGGACCGCAATAAACTGCAGATAGACGGCCCCACCGAGAAAGTCATGTCCTTGGAGCCTTTGGCGGATAAATGGAGAGCCTTCGGCTGGAACGTCATCGAGATCGACGGTCATAACATGCGCGAGATCTTGGATGCGTGCGACAAAGCCAAGGAGGTGCGGAACAAGCCCACCATGATCCTGGCTCATACTGTCAAGGGAAAGGGTGTTAGCTTCATGGAGAATGCTCTCTCCTTTCACGGCAAGGCACCTAATGATGAGGAGATGAGGAAGGCGCTAAGGGAGCTGGGGGAGAAAATATGAAGTGGTCTTATGCCTCCCAAAGGAAGGAGTATGGGCGTGCTCTAGTAGAGCTAGGCAAGTCCCGTAAAGACGTGGTGGTATTGGATGCCGACTTGAGCAGTTCCACGCGCACCGCTGACTTCGCCAAGGAATTCCCTGAGCACTTCTTCAACTGCGGCATCGCCGAGCAGAACATGATGGGCGTGGCCGCCGGCCTTGCTGCCTCGGGTAAGGTCGTCTTCGCATCCACTTTCGCTGTGTTCGCTACTGGTCGATGCTGGGACCAGATAAGGCAATCCATCGCTTATCCTAACCTGAATGTCAAGATCTGCGCTACCCACGCTGGAATCACCGTGGGCGGGGACGGCGCATCGCACCAAACGGGAGAGGATGTGGCGCTCATGCGTACCCTGCCAAATTTCACCGTCGGAGTGCCCGCGGATGCCATAGAGACATACAAGATGACCAAGGCTTTCGCAGAATGGAGGGGGCCCTGCTACATGCGCATGGGACGGGTCGACTTCCCCAACGTTACGGAATGGGAGGATCCTTTCCAAATCGGCAAGGGAAGCATCCTTCGCGAAGGTGAAGATGTGACGCTCATGGGATGCGGGATAATGGTCTCTCGCTGCCTAGAGGCGGCCGAGCTGCTGGAGAAACGCAATGTTTCGGCAAAGGTCGTCAATATGAGCGCAATCAAGCCATTGGACGAGGCGCTGGTGGAAGATGCGGTAAGGAGCACAGGCTGCATCGTTACAGCAGAGGAGCATAATGTGCTCTCAGGTCTAGGTTCTGCGGTTGCAACTTTTCTGGTAGAACACCAACCGGTACCCTTGCGCAGGGTCGGTCTGATGGACACCTTCGGTGAGTCAGGGGAAGGGGAGGAGCTGATGCGCAAATATGGCCTGACAGCGGAGAGGATCGTGGAAGCGGCCGAAGAGGTAATGAGGAGGAGATAAGAATGAAAATATTCATAGACACAGCCAACTTGGAGCAAATCAAGGAAGTAGACAGCTGGGGAATATTGG from Methanomassiliicoccales archaeon includes the following:
- a CDS encoding transketolase gives rise to the protein MRFLEESSLGILAFPGSLNGNVPKGLNWYPYYSPLLAFEVLRLTAYPDDVIAELERRANLIRRHIIRMTRAAGSGHPGGSLSSADILSALFFKVMRHRPTDPNWEDRDRFVLSKGHAAPAYYAALAESGYFPVEELLTLRKLGSRLQGHPSKGKLPGVEMSTGSLGQGLSVANGMALAAKLDRKSYRIYCLCGDGEMQSGQIWEAAMLGAHYELDNLTAFLDRNKLQIDGPTEKVMSLEPLADKWRAFGWNVIEIDGHNMREILDACDKAKEVRNKPTMILAHTVKGKGVSFMENALSFHGKAPNDEEMRKALRELGEKI
- a CDS encoding transketolase family protein gives rise to the protein MKWSYASQRKEYGRALVELGKSRKDVVVLDADLSSSTRTADFAKEFPEHFFNCGIAEQNMMGVAAGLAASGKVVFASTFAVFATGRCWDQIRQSIAYPNLNVKICATHAGITVGGDGASHQTGEDVALMRTLPNFTVGVPADAIETYKMTKAFAEWRGPCYMRMGRVDFPNVTEWEDPFQIGKGSILREGEDVTLMGCGIMVSRCLEAAELLEKRNVSAKVVNMSAIKPLDEALVEDAVRSTGCIVTAEEHNVLSGLGSAVATFLVEHQPVPLRRVGLMDTFGESGEGEELMRKYGLTAERIVEAAEEVMRRR